In the genome of Pseudanabaena mucicola str. Chao 1806, the window TTGGGACTGTGCCAAAGCTGATTCTAAAGCCGAGATTCTTGCCTTTGATTCATCATCAACATTCTGAGATTTCTCAGCATTTAGCGCAGGAGGACTGGCAACTTTACTAACGGAATCAGTAACAGTTTCTGCTTGCACTTCAATTACTGCTGAATCTGTTACTTTTTGAACTTCATCACGCAATAAATCTCCAATTCCGACTTTCTTTTTAGTTGACATATTATTTAGTAATTATTTGGCAATTATTTATAAAGATTTACTGTACTTTGTGTAGCGAATCTCTATATAGAATTATTTCAGGATATCGCGGCGCAACTCATCAACCACTCGTCTATAATCAGCCTCAGCTTCTCTCGCATTTTTCCCTTTCCATTCTGTGACCAGTTTCCCTTCAAGCGCCGCTCTCTCATGGGCTTTGTATGCTCTTACAAAGGCATGAAATACAGGTACTCCCACTTCTAATAAGGTGTTTTGCGCCTCTAGAGCCTCATTTAGACAACGCGGATCAACGCGGGTGAGTAGAACTCGATGGGGGACTTGAGCAGGTCTTACAGTACTTTTTACAGTTTCAATGAGGGCGGTTAAGTCCATCGGTGCGGGAGGAGTGGGCAAGACTAAGTAGTCAGCGATTGCTACAACTGTAGCTAGAGCATTAGAATGTAATGCAGGCGGTGTATCTATCAATACTAGATCGTAACTGCTGAGTTTCGGTAATTTTTTTAAATGTGTAGGATCAACTTCCTTAGCGATATCAAAACCCATGTTTTGATCACTGCGCCCTACCCACCAAGACAAGCTTCCCTGCACATCAGCGTCCACAATTAGTACCTTAGTGTCCTGTGCCAAAATTCCTGCTAAGGCGATCGCGGTTGTCGTTTTGCCAACACCTCCTTTGCCATTAGTCACAACTACAATCTTGGGGGAATTTTTCAGGGAAGTTGCCATCTTAATTTAATTGTAAATATTCTTGTGTTCTTTACTCTTAAGTAGGTATGTTGCCTAAAGCTTTACCTACATAACTTTTAGATTCTAAAGCTTAGGCTTTTTGCGTACAGGCTTATTGGTAAATAAAACAGCGATCACTAAACAGGCAAGCCCAACATTGATCGAAATATCAGCAATATTAAAAATGGCAAAGCGGATAATTCTGATATCAATAAAGTCCACTACATAACCAGCTACAAAGCGATCGATCCCATTACCTGCGGCTCCTGCCAAAATGAACCCATAGCCAGCTTGTTCCCATCGATTCAAGTTTTTGGCAAATACGCCGAAGGTAACTAGCCCCAAGCTCACTAGCATCGACACCCATTTGAGCCAATCGATTTGACCACTAAAGAGGCTAAATGCTGCTCCTGTATTGGTGGCATAGGTTAAGTGAAAAACACCATCGATAATAGGAAATGATTGCACTCTTTTGAGATAATGCACAACTAGATATTTAGAGGCTTGATCGAGAACTAATCCCAAAATTGCCGCAAACCAGTATATTGAGTTCTCGATTTTGCCAGATGCCATAGATAAGTAATAGGAAAAAACTTCTTAAGTTGCTTAGGGCTAGGCTTATTCGCGTTGTGAATAAGCCTAACTAGTTAGCCAATATCAATGAGCCCGAGCCATGCCAACAAACCTTTACCAGTGACAAACTCGATCGCTACAGCAAGAATGAAACCAACCATCGCAGCACGACCATTTAAGCGTTCTGCATAGGTGTTAAATCCCATTTTAGGATCGGTTGCCTGTGGAACTTGAGTTGGTTCAGTCATGATCACAAAAATCCTTTATTTCACATAAAACTTTATATAATTCTAACCCATAGCGTCGAGACGATGACTCTCAATATTCATACATTCTAATGCTTTGATCGCGATCGCCCAGTCTCAAAATCTAGATTAAGTTTATTCTGAAACTTTAAGTTTTGTTTTCGGATTGTAACGACCGATTTCTTGTAAACTTAGCTAAATAAATATGTAAAAGAATAAAATTTTACTGAATTGCAGCTAGCAACATAATGGAGTGTAAACTGGCTTGGAAAACCACAAGGAAAAAATTCTAGTTGTAGACGACGAAGCAAGTATTCGTCGGATTCTGGAGACTCGTCTTTCAATGATCGGTTACGAGGTCGTTACGGCCGCAGATGGCGAAGAGGCGATCGAAGTTTTTCATAAAGAAAACCCTGATTTGGTGGTTCTTGATGTCATGATGCCAAAGCTCGACGGCTACGGGGTATGTCAAGAGCTACGCAAAGAATCTGATATTCCGATCATTATGTTGACAGCACTGGGTGATGTTGCCGACCGTATCACAGGGCTTGAATTAGGCGCAGATGACTACGTTGTCAAGCCATTTTCGCCTAAGGAGCTAGAGGCTCGCATTCGCTCAGTCCTTCGCCGCTTTGATCGCAACGGTACATCAGGTATCCCCAGTTCTGGTGTAATTCATATTAATACGATTAGAATCGATACTAATAAGCGTCAAGTCTATAAGTCCGATGAGCGAATTCGTTTAACTGGTATGGAGTTTAGTTTATTAGAACTTTTAGTCGGGCGATCGGGTGAGGCTTTCTCACGCGCCGAAATCTTGCAAGAGGTTTGGGGATATACACCTGAGCGTCATGTAGATACTCGCGTTGTCGATGTGCACATTTCCCGTCTAAGGGCAAAACTCGAAGAAGATCCCAGCAATCCTGAACTGATATTGACAGCAAGGGGGACGGGTTATCTGTTCCAGCGTATCATCGATGGTTCGGAAGCAAAACAAACATAGAAAAGTATAAAAAAAGACCCCATGCACGGGGTCTTTTTTTGAATAGTCTTTTTAAACTAAATTACGACCATTAGCAACAAACATTACGATTATCGAGATCAAAATTTGCAAAGAAAGTCCTTTGTGGGGCAGGATCTAACATTAACAAATTTTAGTGTTACAGATTGATAGTTTGTTCTTGTGTTGGTTTAGAGGAATTTACAGAAAGATTCGTGTTATTTTATAGATTATTTTTCTACTTCTGTTGTGTTTCTTCCAAAATGACATTTTCCAATAATTTCTCGCTTTTTAGAAAATGCGAGCCTCGCCATTATCTTCATACTTAGGCAACGTGTAAAAATGACTTGATCAACTAAGTACTTTTTCTGGGTTTAATTTGATAGTTCCAATCACCGTGAAAGCGTCTCTTCTTTAAAGTAATAGAATTGATATCAGCATTAGACGCTTTAATACCCGTATCATAAGTGTTCT includes:
- a CDS encoding ParA family protein produces the protein MATSLKNSPKIVVVTNGKGGVGKTTTAIALAGILAQDTKVLIVDADVQGSLSWWVGRSDQNMGFDIAKEVDPTHLKKLPKLSSYDLVLIDTPPALHSNALATVVAIADYLVLPTPPAPMDLTALIETVKSTVRPAQVPHRVLLTRVDPRCLNEALEAQNTLLEVGVPVFHAFVRAYKAHERAALEGKLVTEWKGKNAREAEADYRRVVDELRRDILK
- the lspA gene encoding signal peptidase II, which gives rise to MASGKIENSIYWFAAILGLVLDQASKYLVVHYLKRVQSFPIIDGVFHLTYATNTGAAFSLFSGQIDWLKWVSMLVSLGLVTFGVFAKNLNRWEQAGYGFILAGAAGNGIDRFVAGYVVDFIDIRIIRFAIFNIADISINVGLACLVIAVLFTNKPVRKKPKL
- the rpaB gene encoding response regulator transcription factor RpaB, coding for MENHKEKILVVDDEASIRRILETRLSMIGYEVVTAADGEEAIEVFHKENPDLVVLDVMMPKLDGYGVCQELRKESDIPIIMLTALGDVADRITGLELGADDYVVKPFSPKELEARIRSVLRRFDRNGTSGIPSSGVIHINTIRIDTNKRQVYKSDERIRLTGMEFSLLELLVGRSGEAFSRAEILQEVWGYTPERHVDTRVVDVHISRLRAKLEEDPSNPELILTARGTGYLFQRIIDGSEAKQT